GGTTAATTTCATATTCTTTTATAATAATATCATCTTCGTGCTCACTACTAATTTAACAACATCTAAAGGTATATCGTTACCTTTAATCAGCTTTTTTGTTGCTTTATTGTTCATATGAAAAAACACCATTTCTTTTACATCTCTAATATACTACTATTTTTCCCGGTTTTATTATTTGCCCAAACACCTGCCGATACATCTGCTGCAGTGGTTACACTACAACAAAGTATTGATTTTGCACTAAAGAACCAGCCGGGTTTAAAACAAGCGTATATTGACGAGCAAATAAACGAACGTGATATACGCATAGGCCTTTCGGCGTGGTTGCCGCAGGTAGGTAGCAGCGGCCAGTACCAGCATTACTTTCAAAGGCCCGCTGTAGTTGCGGGTGGTACCACAACAGGTACAGGTACAGGAACTACACCGCAAAACCTTGCTATTGCACATAATACATCAAGCCTGGGCGTATCTGCCAGCCAGGTTATATATAATAACGATGTGCTTTTGGCATCACGTGCCTCAAAATATTCGAGGCAATACTACAAGCAAAACAGCCAAAGCAATAGGATAGATTTGGTATCTGAAGTTAGCAAAGCCTTCTATGACGTTTTACTATCGCAACGCCAGTTAGATATTATACAGGAAGACATTGTAAGGCTGCGCCGCAGTTTAAAGGATGCTTACTCGCGCTACCAGGCAGGGGTTGTGGATAAAACCGACTACAAACAGGCAACTATTGCCCTTAACAATTCCCTGGCATCATACAAACAAACACAGGAAGCTATAAAAAGCAAATCGGCCTATTTGAAACAAGTGATGGGTTTAAACCCAAACAGATCAATTGTTTTGTCGTACGATTCGGCGCGTTTACAAAACGACGCGGTAATTGATACCAACCAGGCCCTTAGCTACACCAACCGTATAGAGTACCGATTGCTGGAAACACAGAAAAATATTGATAATTTAAACGTATCATATTATAAATGGAGCTTTTTGCCTTCGTTATCGGCAATAGGCGCCTACAACATGTCGTACTTTAACGATAGTTTTTCTAAGCTATACAATAATAACTATCCTACCTCTTATGCAGGCCTATCGTTAACCCTTCCTATTTTTCAGGGCGGCAGGCGTTTGCAAAATTTAAGCAAGGCACGTTTGCAGGTTGAACGTACCGACATTGACCTGATAAACAGCCGTAATGCAATTAATACCGAATACACACAGGCTTTGGCCGGTTATAAAAGCAATTATACCAACTGGGTATTGTTAAAGGAAAATGTTGAACTGGCAAAAGATGTTTACAAGGTGGTTAACCTGCAGTACCGCGAAGGTATTAAAACTTACCTGGATGTAATTGTATCGCAAGCCGACTTGCGTACTGCCGAACTTAACTACTATAACGCCCTGTTCCAGTTACTGTCAAGCAAAATTGATTTGCAACGTGCATTAGGCATTTTACCTGTTGAATAATTAAACATTGAATATGAAATACAATTATATATACTGCATTGCCGTAATGGCATTAATTACAACCGCCGGCTGCAAAAGCAAGAGCGATAAGCAAGGTGCCGGGGCAGCATTACCACCAACCCCTGTTTATGTTACCGAAGCTAAAAAGGCCGAAGCACTTTATTATGATAAATACCAGGGCCAGGTAGTGGCATTAAATTCTGTTGAACTGCGCAGCCAGGTAGCCGGCTTTATTACTGGTATATTTTTTAAAGAGGGCGATGTAGTACAAAAGCACGCTCCATTATATGAGATAGACCGCCGTAAATATGTAGCCGCCTATGAGCAGGCAAAAGCTAACGTAAACAGTGCCAAGGCAAATTTAGTAAAGGCCCAAAAAGATGTTGACCGTTACAATATGTTGTTAAAGAACGATGCGGTTGCGCGCCAAACTGTAGACCAGGCTACGGCGGCTTATGCCACCAGCCAGGGGCAGGTTGCAGTATCCGAAGCGGCACTTGCATCAGCAGCTACCGATCTTTCGTATGCTACCATAAGGGCACCATTTACAGGCCGCATAGGTATATCGCAGGTTAAGTTGGGTGCACAAGTTACACCGGGTACTACATTGTTAAATACCATATCGGCAGGTAACCCTATGGGGGTTGATGTGGTAATAAACGAGCAGGATATCGATCGTTTTTACAAACTGCAAAAAAACACTACAGATACCACCTTTAAACTACAGTTAGCAGATGGTAGCACTTATCCTTCAAACGGTAAAGTATTCGCTATTGATAGAGGTGTAAACAATGGTACAGGTAGTATTAAGGTAAGGATACAGTTTGCCAACAATAAAGATGTTTTAAAAGATGGCATGAGCTGTGTTTTACAGGTGTTAAACGATGCATCAGGCGAACGGGTGCAGATTCCATATAAAGCCATTACCGAGCAAATGGGCGAGTTTTTTGTGTTTATATCGCAAGATACAATTGCCGAGCAGCGTAAGGTTACTTTAGGCCCGCGTATACAAAGCGATGTTGTTGTATTAAGCGGAATAAAAGAAGGCGAAAAAGTGATAACGGATGGTTTCCAGCGTTTGCGCGATAAAGGAAAGATCACCTTAGGCCCGCCGCCTGCAGCACCGGCCGCTAAATAACACGGTAAGGAGTTATAAAACTTAATAGCTAATACGGGATGATATCCCGCGATTTTTTAAGCAAACAGAATATAGATAATGATCGCAGATACTTTTATACGACGCCCGGTTACCGCGATAGTGATATCGCTGGTTATTGTTATAGTCGGCATTTTATCCATACTGAGCCTGCCTATCGGGCAGTATCCCGAAATTACACCGCCAACTGTACAGGTAACAGGTACCTATACGGGTGCGGATGCCTTAACGGTTGAGCAAACCGTGGCTACCCCTGTAGAAGTGCAGGTAAACGGTACCCCCGGCATGACCTATTTGCAAAGTAACAGTACCGGAAACGGCGCCATGAGCATGACGGTTAACTTTGAAGTAGGTACAGATATTAATATTGCCGCGCTTGATGTGCAAAACCGTGTAGGTATAGCCTTGCCAACCTTGCCGCAAGAGGTACAGCGTTTGGGTATGATAGTGCGTAAACGTAACCCAAGTATATTAATGCTTGTGGCTATGTACTCGCCTAAAGGAACACACGATGTAACCTTCACCGATAACTATACCAACGTATTTATAAAGGATGCCTTGCTGCGTACAAAGGGCGTGGGTGACGTATTTACCCGTGCTGATGATTTTAGTATGCGTATTTGGTTAAAGCCCGATAAACTGGCTGCCTTAAATATGAGCGCTGCCGATGTAACCGCGGCCCTGCAAGAGCAAAACGCCCAGGTAGCTGCCGGTACAGTTGGTGCCACCCCGCAAATGAAGGGGCAAACCTTTGAGTATACGGTATTGGTAAAAGGCAGGTTAACAACCAAGGCCGAGTTTGAGAACGTGGTGGTAAAAACACAACCGGGTACAGGTTCGGTAGTGCATTTAAAAGATGTTGCCCGTGTTGAGTTAGGTAAATTTAACTATGCAGGTAATTCGTATGTTGATGGTAAAAGAGCATCATACCTGTTAATATACCAGGCACCGGGCAGCAACGCTATCGAAACTGCCGACAATGTAACTGCTACCATGAACGAATTGAAGAAAACATTCCCTACGGATGTTGACTTTGTGGTTCCTTTTGAATCGGTTACGGTTGTAAAGGTATCATTAGATGAGGTTATCGAAACACTAGTAATAGCCCTTGTGCTGGTTATTGTGGTAGTGTTTTTGTTTTTACAAAACTGGCGTACAACGCTTATACCCGTACTGGCTATCCCCGTATCTATTATAGGTACTTTCATCTTTTTTATTCCGCTGCATTTTACCATTAATACGCTTACCTTATTTGGTTTTGTATTAGCCATAGGTATTGTGGTAGATGATGCTATTGTGGTGGTAGAGGCTGTACAGCATTATATGGACGAGAAGGGCATGTCGCCAAAAGAGGCTACCGAGCATGCCATGCGCGATATATCCGCACCGGTAATTGCCATCGCTTTAATTTTGGCGGCGGTGTTTGTACCGGTAGGTTTTGTACCGGGCATTGTAGGTCGTTTATATCAGCAGTTTGCCATCACCATCGCTATATCGGTATTAATATCGGCATTTGTGGCGCTATCGCTTACACCTGCTTTATGTACCATATTGCTGCGTCCTCATAAGATCGACGATAAATCTACCGGTTTAAATAAACTGTTCTACAAGTTTAACCAATGGTTTGACAGGGTTACCGGCCGTTACCGTAATGCGGTAGATAAAGGTATTAAACACTCCAAATTCATCATCATTATATTGGTATGTATTGTAGTGGGTACTATATTCATCTTTAAGGCAAAACCATCAGGCTTTTTACCGCTTGAGGATGAAGGCCGTATATATGTAACCTACGATTTGCCCGAAGGCTCATCAACAGAGCGTACAGTTACTGTGCTGCACCAAATGATGGCGGTTTTAGATAGTGTACCTGCTATAAACCATTACGCTGCTTTGGGTGGATTGAACGCGGTTAACTTTGCTACAAAATCTAACAGTGCAACCATATTTGTACAGTTAAAACCATGGGAGCACCGTAAAGATAAACAGGATCAGCTAAATGGGGTTATCGCTACTATTCAGAAAAAGCTGGCGCGCTTTAAAGAAGCAAGTGTGGTAGTAATTTCGCCGCCAGCTATACCTGGTTTAGGTAATACAGGTGGTTTCTCATTCATCTTGCAAGAAAAACAAGCGGGTGGCGATATCAAGAATTTTGAAAAGGTATTACAAACATTTACGGCAGCGGTTAACAAACGCCCGGAGATTGCCAGGGCTTTCTCGTTCTTTGGGGCGCATACACCTGCATACCAGCTAACTATTGATAGGGAAAAGGCCAAAAAATTGGGTGTTGCACTATCTGATGTTAACAATGCATTGCAAACTTATATGGGTAGCGCCTATATTAACGATTTTACCGTATATGGCCGTAACTTTAGGGTAGTGGCCCAGGCCGATACCAATTACCGTACTAATATTGATAACATTGGCCAGTACTTTGTGCGCAACTCGGCGGGTAGTATGGTGCCTTTAAGTACACTTACCAGTTATAAATTGATTGAGAACGCCCCTTTAATATCGCATTATAACCTGTTCCGCTCGGCCGAGATAAATGGTAGCACCAATCCCGGCTATAGCAGCGGCGACGCTATTACGGCTTTAAAGGAAGTAGCCGCACAAACCTTGCCGCAAGGTTACGGCTACGAGTTTTCGGGCTTAAGCCGCGAGGAATTGTTATCCGGCTCTAAAACGGTATACATATTTGCCTTATCAATAGGCTTTGTGTTCCTG
This portion of the Inquilinus sp. KBS0705 genome encodes:
- a CDS encoding efflux RND transporter periplasmic adaptor subunit; amino-acid sequence: MKYNYIYCIAVMALITTAGCKSKSDKQGAGAALPPTPVYVTEAKKAEALYYDKYQGQVVALNSVELRSQVAGFITGIFFKEGDVVQKHAPLYEIDRRKYVAAYEQAKANVNSAKANLVKAQKDVDRYNMLLKNDAVARQTVDQATAAYATSQGQVAVSEAALASAATDLSYATIRAPFTGRIGISQVKLGAQVTPGTTLLNTISAGNPMGVDVVINEQDIDRFYKLQKNTTDTTFKLQLADGSTYPSNGKVFAIDRGVNNGTGSIKVRIQFANNKDVLKDGMSCVLQVLNDASGERVQIPYKAITEQMGEFFVFISQDTIAEQRKVTLGPRIQSDVVVLSGIKEGEKVITDGFQRLRDKGKITLGPPPAAPAAK
- a CDS encoding TolC family protein is translated as MKKHHFFYISNILLFFPVLLFAQTPADTSAAVVTLQQSIDFALKNQPGLKQAYIDEQINERDIRIGLSAWLPQVGSSGQYQHYFQRPAVVAGGTTTGTGTGTTPQNLAIAHNTSSLGVSASQVIYNNDVLLASRASKYSRQYYKQNSQSNRIDLVSEVSKAFYDVLLSQRQLDIIQEDIVRLRRSLKDAYSRYQAGVVDKTDYKQATIALNNSLASYKQTQEAIKSKSAYLKQVMGLNPNRSIVLSYDSARLQNDAVIDTNQALSYTNRIEYRLLETQKNIDNLNVSYYKWSFLPSLSAIGAYNMSYFNDSFSKLYNNNYPTSYAGLSLTLPIFQGGRRLQNLSKARLQVERTDIDLINSRNAINTEYTQALAGYKSNYTNWVLLKENVELAKDVYKVVNLQYREGIKTYLDVIVSQADLRTAELNYYNALFQLLSSKIDLQRALGILPVE
- a CDS encoding multidrug efflux RND transporter permease subunit; protein product: MIADTFIRRPVTAIVISLVIVIVGILSILSLPIGQYPEITPPTVQVTGTYTGADALTVEQTVATPVEVQVNGTPGMTYLQSNSTGNGAMSMTVNFEVGTDINIAALDVQNRVGIALPTLPQEVQRLGMIVRKRNPSILMLVAMYSPKGTHDVTFTDNYTNVFIKDALLRTKGVGDVFTRADDFSMRIWLKPDKLAALNMSAADVTAALQEQNAQVAAGTVGATPQMKGQTFEYTVLVKGRLTTKAEFENVVVKTQPGTGSVVHLKDVARVELGKFNYAGNSYVDGKRASYLLIYQAPGSNAIETADNVTATMNELKKTFPTDVDFVVPFESVTVVKVSLDEVIETLVIALVLVIVVVFLFLQNWRTTLIPVLAIPVSIIGTFIFFIPLHFTINTLTLFGFVLAIGIVVDDAIVVVEAVQHYMDEKGMSPKEATEHAMRDISAPVIAIALILAAVFVPVGFVPGIVGRLYQQFAITIAISVLISAFVALSLTPALCTILLRPHKIDDKSTGLNKLFYKFNQWFDRVTGRYRNAVDKGIKHSKFIIIILVCIVVGTIFIFKAKPSGFLPLEDEGRIYVTYDLPEGSSTERTVTVLHQMMAVLDSVPAINHYAALGGLNAVNFATKSNSATIFVQLKPWEHRKDKQDQLNGVIATIQKKLARFKEASVVVISPPAIPGLGNTGGFSFILQEKQAGGDIKNFEKVLQTFTAAVNKRPEIARAFSFFGAHTPAYQLTIDREKAKKLGVALSDVNNALQTYMGSAYINDFTVYGRNFRVVAQADTNYRTNIDNIGQYFVRNSAGSMVPLSTLTSYKLIENAPLISHYNLFRSAEINGSTNPGYSSGDAITALKEVAAQTLPQGYGYEFSGLSREELLSGSKTVYIFALSIGFVFLFLAALYESWSVPFSVLLAVPLGAFGAILFLWFAPGLTNNVYAQIGLITLIGLAAKNAILIVEFAKERVDRGMELEKATLEAVRLRLRPIIMTSMAFILGVLPLLFASGAGAEARKTIGFTVFGGMLTATSLAIFIVPVLFYIITRFAYGKEKLAELEKNYKPDPETDPEI